In a single window of the Candidatus Liberimonas magnetica genome:
- the proB gene encoding glutamate 5-kinase, with protein sequence MRIVIKIGTNLLTTQDSCLDNKRIKSIAQDVAALKKDGHQIVIVTSGAICAGMGKLKLNVKPADLKEKQALAAIGQPILMDTYKEYFDDAGIVIAQLLLTRSDFDQRQNYLNARSTLFKLLDMGAVPIINENDTVAVEEINFGENDTLAALVAAKISAQCLILLTDVDGLYKGAVGKSEIIAKVDKITDDIEKYATVVSSSGKGSGGMLSKINAAKIAAANGVKTFIVNGLKENAIIKAASGQEIGTVFMPRQALEPRKCWIAFGAKCRGKIIIDDGAVTAIRERKKSLLPSGIVAVDGKFEIGDTISISDRSGKEVARGLTYYSSEVLDKIKKKKSSEIKKILPNVDYEEAVHRDNLVIL encoded by the coding sequence ATGCGGATAGTAATTAAAATAGGCACAAATTTATTGACAACCCAAGATTCCTGCCTGGACAATAAGAGGATAAAAAGTATTGCGCAAGACGTGGCAGCCTTGAAAAAGGACGGGCACCAGATAGTTATTGTTACGTCCGGCGCTATTTGTGCCGGCATGGGTAAATTGAAGCTAAACGTAAAACCCGCAGACTTAAAAGAAAAGCAGGCGCTGGCAGCTATAGGCCAGCCGATCCTTATGGATACCTACAAAGAATATTTTGATGATGCCGGCATTGTCATAGCCCAGTTGCTTCTGACTAGGAGCGATTTTGACCAGAGGCAGAATTATTTGAATGCCCGCAGTACTCTTTTTAAGCTGCTGGATATGGGGGCTGTACCCATAATTAATGAGAACGATACGGTGGCTGTAGAAGAGATCAATTTCGGAGAGAACGATACCCTTGCGGCTTTAGTGGCTGCAAAGATTTCTGCCCAGTGTTTGATACTTTTAACCGATGTGGATGGTTTATACAAAGGAGCTGTGGGCAAAAGCGAGATAATAGCTAAGGTTGACAAGATAACCGATGATATAGAGAAATATGCAACCGTTGTTTCATCAAGCGGCAAAGGAAGCGGCGGTATGCTCAGCAAAATAAATGCCGCGAAAATAGCGGCTGCAAACGGCGTAAAAACCTTTATAGTAAACGGATTAAAAGAAAACGCTATAATCAAGGCAGCAAGCGGCCAGGAGATAGGGACGGTTTTTATGCCGAGGCAGGCTCTTGAGCCTAGAAAATGCTGGATAGCTTTTGGAGCAAAATGCCGGGGCAAGATCATCATAGATGACGGCGCCGTAACCGCTATAAGAGAAAGGAAAAAAAGCCTGCTTCCCTCGGGCATTGTCGCAGTCGATGGAAAATTTGAAATAGGAGACACAATAAGCATATCCGACAGGTCCGGAAAAGAGGTAGCGCGCGGCCTTACATATTATTCCAGCGAAGTGCTTGATAAGATCAAAAAAAAGAAATCATCCGAAATAAAAAAAATCTTGCCTAATGTAGATTACGAAGAAGCAGTCCACCGCGACAACTTAGTCATTTTATAA
- a CDS encoding tetratricopeptide repeat protein has protein sequence MKKKVVLIFLGVIFSLVLIEAGLRLGGFIYNSRQEIRNREELKKKQVCRILCLGESTTQKQYPKYLEEELNNRDIGIKFSVIDKGRAGTNTNFIAAKLEEDLDRYKPDMIITMMGINDGRDDIVFEYENGGRKSLIRSIKIYKLARLLKLHINSKLAEVNKINDSIEKTDYNNEIMCVKKGHYYMDRGEYEKAEEMFRRALELNPKSVWNYTILGSLYRDLNRNEEAEKMYQGAININPKYDQGYLGLGDCFFKKGKYKDAEAMYKEALELNPKSVWNYKALGDFYEDLNRNEEAEKIYQRAIQINPDSDRVYFWLGDYFLERGRYEEAEKMYKKSIQINPKNEITYKKLSDSYRKQKKYSESMKIFDQGVKVEKVIQGRDDVVDDEKKLVLKKLGKEKPFKSKYFGAAAIYNYKKLRKIVKKRGIKYVCVQYPTRKLDDLKSIFKEDEDIVFVDNEKTFKEAVKEEGYNEYFIDRMAENFGHCTLKGNKLLARNIADAIIKEVFNRQ, from the coding sequence ATGAAAAAAAAGGTTGTATTAATATTTTTAGGAGTAATATTTAGCTTGGTATTGATTGAAGCAGGCCTGCGCCTGGGCGGTTTTATATATAATTCCAGGCAGGAAATAAGAAACAGGGAAGAGCTGAAGAAGAAACAGGTTTGCAGAATATTGTGTTTAGGTGAATCAACAACGCAAAAGCAGTATCCGAAATATCTTGAAGAAGAATTAAATAACAGGGATATAGGGATTAAGTTCAGCGTGATAGATAAAGGAAGGGCAGGCACTAATACGAACTTTATAGCAGCTAAGCTTGAAGAAGACCTGGATCGGTATAAACCGGATATGATAATAACGATGATGGGTATAAATGATGGCAGGGATGATATAGTATTTGAATATGAAAATGGCGGAAGAAAAAGCCTTATAAGATCAATTAAAATATATAAGCTGGCAAGGTTATTAAAGCTGCATATAAACAGCAAGCTGGCAGAGGTAAATAAAATTAACGATAGCATAGAAAAAACAGATTACAATAATGAAATAATGTGTGTAAAGAAAGGGCATTATTACATGGACAGGGGAGAATATGAGAAGGCAGAAGAGATGTTTAGAAGAGCACTGGAGTTAAATCCAAAGTCAGTATGGAATTATACAATATTAGGAAGCTTGTACAGGGATTTAAATAGAAATGAAGAAGCAGAAAAGATGTACCAAGGAGCGATAAATATAAACCCAAAATATGATCAGGGGTATTTAGGGTTAGGGGATTGTTTTTTTAAAAAAGGAAAGTATAAAGACGCAGAAGCTATGTATAAGGAAGCACTGGAGTTAAATCCAAAGTCAGTATGGAATTACAAAGCCTTAGGAGACTTTTACGAGGATTTAAATAGAAATGAAGAAGCAGAAAAGATATATCAAAGGGCGATACAGATAAACCCTGATAGTGATAGGGTATATTTCTGGTTAGGAGATTATTTTTTAGAAAGAGGAAGGTACGAAGAAGCAGAAAAAATGTATAAAAAGTCGATACAAATAAATCCAAAAAATGAAATAACATATAAAAAGTTAAGTGACTCTTATAGGAAGCAAAAGAAATATTCAGAATCAATGAAAATATTTGATCAAGGCGTAAAAGTTGAAAAAGTTATTCAAGGCAGAGATGATGTTGTAGATGATGAAAAAAAGTTAGTATTAAAAAAACTAGGCAAAGAAAAACCATTCAAATCAAAATATTTCGGGGCGGCTGCGATATATAACTATAAAAAGTTAAGAAAGATCGTGAAAAAAAGAGGGATAAAGTATGTTTGTGTTCAATACCCAACGCGTAAGTTGGATGATTTAAAATCAATATTTAAGGAAGATGAAGATATAGTATTTGTGGATAATGAAAAGACATTTAAGGAAGCAGTTAAAGAAGAAGGGTATAATGAATATTTCATAGATAGAATGGCTGAAAATTTCGGCCATTGCACGTTAAAAGGCAATAAGCTCTTAGCCAGGAATATAGCTGATGCGATAATAAAGGAGGTTTTTAACAGGCAATAA
- a CDS encoding tetratricopeptide repeat protein: protein MRLKKAGLILLGILASMILLEIGMRLGGFIYNSRQEIRNREELKKKQVYRILCLGESTTQEQYPKYLEEVLNNRDIGIKFSVIDKGRFGTNTNFIAAKLEEDLDKYRPDMVITMMGVNDARDDIIFEYADDGRRSLIKSIKIYKLARLLRLHIKSKIEELKMGKGRIKQNIIEIVKELNSKKRIERAGKEGRNNITKTSSDNGVIYAEKGDDYRNKQEYEKAEEMYKRAIELNPDYDQEYFGLGHCYEVAGRYEEAEEMYEKALKLNPKSLWNNKDLGFFYLNLKRFEEAEEMFKKAIEIYPKNAQVYSDLGNCYKVEGKYEEAEKEYKKAETMFQKVLLANPKEEEACFGLGDCYMDTARYKEAEEIYKRAIQLNLNFYKGYARLGECYYHMRKYKKSEEMYKRAIVLNPDYYKSYLGLGECFDTTQKCKEAEKIYKRAIEVDSKKYQGYFYLGNCYKDQGRYEEAKEELKKSIEINPNNKMTHVRLYETYKAQKKYKESMEILNRIMALEKNSQGRYKVTDDKINIVIKKLNNEGQINSQYFGVATIYNYKRLRKILKKRGVKYVCVQYPMREVDDLKLIFKEEKDIIFVDNKRVFKEAINKQGYNEYFRDRIDEKFGHCTIKGNKLLAENIADTIIREVLNK, encoded by the coding sequence TTGAGATTAAAAAAAGCAGGTTTAATATTACTCGGAATATTGGCAAGCATGATATTGCTTGAAATAGGAATGCGCCTGGGCGGTTTTATATATAATTCCAGGCAGGAGATAAGGAACAGAGAGGAACTGAAGAAGAAACAGGTTTACAGAATATTGTGTTTAGGTGAATCAACAACGCAAGAGCAGTATCCGAAATATCTTGAAGAAGTATTAAATAACAGGGATATAGGGATAAAATTCAGCGTGATAGATAAAGGAAGATTCGGCACTAATACGAACTTTATAGCAGCTAAGCTTGAAGAAGACTTGGATAAATATAGACCCGATATGGTAATAACGATGATGGGTGTAAACGATGCCAGGGACGATATAATATTTGAATATGCAGATGACGGAAGAAGGAGCCTTATTAAATCAATTAAAATATATAAACTGGCAAGGTTGTTAAGGCTGCATATAAAGAGTAAGATAGAAGAATTAAAAATGGGAAAAGGAAGGATAAAGCAGAATATAATAGAAATAGTAAAAGAATTAAATAGTAAAAAGCGAATAGAAAGAGCAGGAAAGGAAGGACGAAATAATATAACAAAGACATCTTCGGATAATGGAGTAATATATGCTGAGAAAGGCGATGATTACAGAAATAAGCAAGAATATGAGAAAGCAGAAGAGATGTACAAAAGAGCGATAGAGCTAAACCCCGATTACGATCAAGAGTATTTTGGATTAGGGCATTGTTACGAGGTTGCAGGAAGGTATGAAGAAGCTGAAGAGATGTATGAGAAAGCACTAAAACTAAACCCAAAATCACTCTGGAATAATAAAGACCTGGGATTTTTTTATTTAAATTTAAAGAGGTTTGAAGAAGCAGAAGAAATGTTTAAAAAGGCGATAGAGATATATCCTAAGAATGCTCAAGTATATTCTGATTTAGGGAATTGCTATAAAGTGGAAGGAAAATATGAAGAGGCGGAGAAAGAATATAAAAAAGCGGAAACAATGTTTCAGAAAGTTCTATTAGCAAATCCTAAAGAAGAAGAGGCATGTTTTGGATTAGGGGATTGTTACATGGACACAGCTAGGTACAAAGAAGCAGAAGAGATATATAAAAGAGCGATACAGCTGAACCTTAATTTTTATAAGGGGTATGCAAGGCTGGGGGAATGTTACTATCACATGCGCAAATACAAAAAATCAGAAGAGATGTATAAAAGAGCGATAGTTTTGAACCCTGATTATTATAAGTCGTATTTAGGGCTGGGGGAATGTTTCGATACCACGCAGAAATGCAAAGAAGCAGAAAAGATATATAAAAGAGCAATAGAAGTTGACTCTAAAAAATATCAGGGGTATTTCTACCTGGGAAATTGTTATAAGGATCAAGGAAGATATGAAGAAGCAAAGGAAGAATTAAAAAAATCCATAGAAATAAACCCAAATAATAAAATGACACATGTAAGGCTATACGAAACTTATAAGGCACAAAAGAAGTATAAGGAATCAATGGAAATACTTAATCGAATCATGGCGCTTGAAAAAAATAGCCAAGGCAGATATAAAGTTACAGATGATAAGATAAATATAGTTATAAAAAAACTGAACAATGAAGGGCAGATCAATTCACAGTATTTCGGAGTAGCTACTATATACAACTATAAAAGGTTAAGGAAGATTTTAAAGAAAAGAGGGGTAAAATACGTTTGTGTTCAATATCCTATGCGGGAAGTGGATGATTTAAAATTAATATTTAAGGAAGAAAAAGACATAATATTTGTTGACAATAAAAGAGTATTTAAAGAAGCAATTAACAAACAAGGGTATAATGAATATTTCAGGGATAGAATTGATGAAAAATTCGGCCATTGCACGATAAAAGGCAATAAGCTCTTAGCCGAAAACATAGCTGATACAATAATTAGGGAAGTGCTTAATAAGTAA
- a CDS encoding tetratricopeptide repeat protein, with amino-acid sequence MRLKKTGLILLGVLASLVLLETGLRISGFIYTSKQELRNKEELNKKGVYRILCLGESMTREQYPKYLEDELNSRGIGIKFSVIDKGKGGVFTNFILASLENNLDKYRPDMVVTMMGAMDGSSDVVYEYDKSGSYYRKLKVYKLFKLIKLHMKSKLGEMEKAIGRVTKKSGEGIKELSWGKLLKWKITGRGDNYKETDGEAKKPSEVSVSYVIKGHFYRDRKEYKEAEEMYKKAIEASPDYDQGYLGLGDCYRNTGRYEEAEQVYKKALKINPKSEWNYAVLGDLFRGLKRHEEAEQMYKKSVEVNPNYDHGYLGLGDNYRDELKYEEAGEMYNKAIGLNPKNDQGYMGLGDCYRNERKYKEAEEMYSKAMELNPKNESTYINLGSCYSREGKYKEAEKVFKKAMKLNPKNADTYISLGDSYRDGQKYKKADEMYRKAVELDPKNESAYGSIGDRYMDERKYKEAEEVFKKILEIVPKSEWAYSNLATIYWNQRKFKETEEVYKKMLEINPAQRDAFYGLSVLYEAQNKYKQAEKMLKEGAKPEEDDKRSDENINVTIDDDMGMKHQVIKEKSRSLYFGSGTVYNYKALRMILKKRGVTYVCVQYPRRKVEDMKDIFNYDKDMIYVDNEKTFKEAMKKEGYDKYFKDRTCGEFGHCTVKGNKLLAKNIADAIMKEVFKRQ; translated from the coding sequence ATGAGATTAAAAAAGACAGGATTAATATTATTAGGGGTATTGGCAAGTTTGGTATTGCTTGAAACGGGCTTGCGCATAAGCGGGTTTATATACACTTCAAAACAGGAGCTAAGGAACAAGGAAGAGCTGAATAAGAAAGGGGTATACAGGATACTATGTTTAGGGGAATCGATGACACGAGAGCAGTATCCGAAATATCTGGAGGATGAGCTAAATAGCAGAGGTATAGGAATAAAGTTCAGCGTGATAGATAAAGGCAAAGGCGGGGTATTTACAAATTTCATATTAGCAAGTTTAGAAAACAATTTAGATAAATACAGGCCTGATATGGTAGTAACAATGATGGGGGCAATGGATGGCAGCAGCGATGTGGTATATGAATATGATAAGTCAGGAAGTTATTATAGGAAGCTGAAGGTATATAAACTGTTTAAGTTAATAAAACTGCACATGAAAAGTAAGCTTGGAGAGATGGAAAAAGCTATAGGAAGGGTGACAAAGAAATCCGGTGAAGGTATAAAAGAGTTGAGCTGGGGTAAGTTGTTAAAATGGAAAATTACCGGAAGAGGCGATAATTATAAAGAAACTGATGGCGAAGCAAAAAAGCCTTCAGAAGTTAGTGTAAGTTATGTGATAAAAGGGCACTTTTACAGGGATAGAAAAGAATATAAAGAAGCAGAAGAGATGTATAAGAAGGCAATAGAAGCAAGCCCGGATTATGACCAGGGGTATTTGGGGTTAGGGGATTGTTATAGGAACACGGGCAGATATGAAGAAGCAGAACAGGTATATAAGAAAGCGCTGAAGATAAATCCAAAGTCAGAATGGAATTATGCAGTATTAGGAGATTTATTCAGGGGTTTAAAAAGGCATGAAGAAGCAGAACAGATGTATAAGAAGTCAGTAGAAGTAAACCCTAATTATGATCATGGATATTTAGGGCTGGGAGATAATTATAGGGATGAGCTAAAATATGAAGAAGCCGGGGAGATGTACAATAAAGCTATAGGACTAAATCCGAAAAATGACCAGGGCTATATGGGGTTAGGGGATTGTTATAGGAATGAGCGAAAGTATAAAGAAGCCGAGGAAATGTATAGCAAAGCGATGGAGCTGAATCCGAAGAACGAGAGCACATATATAAATTTAGGCAGTTGTTACAGCCGGGAAGGAAAGTATAAGGAAGCTGAGAAGGTTTTTAAAAAAGCGATGAAACTGAACCCGAAAAATGCTGATACGTATATTAGCCTAGGAGATAGCTATAGAGATGGGCAGAAATATAAAAAAGCAGATGAGATGTACAGGAAAGCGGTTGAGCTAGATCCAAAGAACGAAAGCGCATATGGGAGTATCGGGGATCGTTATATGGATGAGCGAAAGTATAAGGAAGCTGAAGAAGTTTTTAAAAAGATTTTAGAAATAGTTCCTAAAAGCGAATGGGCCTACAGCAATTTAGCCACTATTTACTGGAATCAACGTAAGTTTAAAGAAACCGAAGAAGTATATAAAAAAATGTTAGAAATAAACCCGGCACAGAGGGATGCTTTCTACGGCCTTTCTGTCCTTTATGAAGCACAAAATAAATATAAACAGGCAGAGAAGATGTTAAAAGAAGGTGCGAAACCGGAAGAAGATGATAAAAGATCAGATGAAAACATAAATGTGACAATTGATGACGATATGGGGATGAAGCATCAGGTAATAAAAGAAAAAAGCAGGTCGTTATATTTTGGTTCAGGAACAGTATATAATTATAAAGCGCTGAGGATGATATTAAAGAAAAGAGGGGTAACGTATGTATGCGTTCAATACCCTAGGCGGAAAGTGGAAGATATGAAAGATATATTTAATTATGACAAAGATATGATATATGTAGACAATGAAAAGACATTTAAGGAAGCAATGAAGAAAGAGGGGTATGATAAATATTTCAAGGACAGGACTTGTGGCGAATTTGGCCATTGCACGGTAAAAGGCAATAAGCTCCTGGCCAAGAACATAGCCGATGCGATAATGAAGGAAGTATTTAAGAGGCAATAA
- a CDS encoding tetratricopeptide repeat protein encodes MKKRLLLVFFGLFFSLILLEAGLRLGGFIYNSRQEIRNREELKKKKQVYRILCLGESTTQGEYPKYLEEVLNNRDIGIRFSVIDKGRQATTTTFILAKLEEDLDKYKPDMVITMIGVNDDRTDMVYEYENGGIKSLIKSIKIYKLARLLEQHIKRRIEELSTIKGNIKQNRVEEINELSSKKLLEAKGKESGNKIVGTHADNEVKYAQEWSFCSEKEEPILKKTIESDPNNKNKYIELVKFYIESGKYGKAMSVSKKLIALNPIDKLGYFYLMRIKQYVKEESKYRKAIQINPKDQEANLKLGHFYERIGSSNEAEKIYEKAIKSGVNNESIYSRLANCYRRENKYEEAMAMYKKAIELNPEKIMLFYLLEEIYRKQGKGKEAEEIMNKIVDKGKGPLRIKYLRPNEGYESEYFGRPVIYNYKKLSGVLKKRGIRYICMQYPLRKIGILRNIFYKDKDIVFVDNEKIFTDVVQKEGYDEYFRDIFAGDFGHCTIKGNKLLAKNIADTIIKEVFHK; translated from the coding sequence ATGAAAAAAAGATTGCTGCTAGTCTTTTTTGGATTATTCTTTAGTTTGATATTGCTTGAAGCAGGCCTGCGCCTGGGCGGTTTTATATATAATTCCAGGCAGGAGATAAGGAACAGAGAAGAGCTGAAGAAGAAGAAACAGGTTTACAGAATATTGTGTTTAGGTGAATCAACAACGCAGGGAGAATATCCGAAATATCTTGAAGAAGTATTAAATAACAGGGATATAGGGATAAGGTTCAGTGTGATAGACAAGGGCAGGCAAGCGACTACAACGACGTTTATATTAGCAAAGCTTGAAGAAGATCTTGATAAATATAAACCGGATATGGTCATAACCATGATTGGAGTAAATGATGACCGGACAGATATGGTATACGAATATGAAAATGGTGGAATAAAAAGCCTTATTAAATCAATTAAAATATATAAACTAGCAAGGTTGCTAGAACAGCATATAAAGAGAAGGATAGAAGAATTAAGTACGATTAAAGGAAACATAAAGCAGAATAGAGTAGAAGAAATCAATGAATTAAGCAGTAAGAAACTATTAGAAGCAAAAGGAAAAGAAAGTGGAAACAAGATAGTCGGAACCCATGCGGATAATGAAGTAAAGTATGCGCAAGAATGGAGTTTTTGCAGTGAAAAAGAAGAGCCGATACTTAAGAAAACAATAGAAAGTGATCCCAATAACAAAAATAAATATATAGAATTAGTTAAATTTTATATAGAATCAGGAAAGTATGGAAAAGCTATGAGTGTATCTAAAAAGCTGATAGCTTTAAATCCAATAGATAAATTGGGGTATTTTTATTTAATGAGAATAAAACAATATGTAAAAGAAGAATCAAAGTATAGAAAAGCAATACAGATAAACCCAAAAGATCAAGAAGCGAATTTAAAGTTGGGTCATTTTTATGAAAGAATAGGTAGTTCTAATGAGGCAGAGAAAATTTATGAAAAAGCAATAAAATCAGGTGTAAATAACGAATCAATATATTCTCGTTTAGCTAATTGTTATAGGCGTGAAAATAAGTATGAAGAAGCAATGGCTATGTATAAGAAAGCAATAGAGCTAAATCCTGAAAAAATAATGTTATTTTATCTGCTTGAAGAGATTTACAGGAAGCAAGGAAAAGGAAAAGAAGCAGAAGAAATCATGAACAAAATAGTTGATAAAGGGAAAGGGCCATTAAGAATAAAGTATTTGAGGCCTAATGAGGGGTATGAATCAGAATATTTTGGAAGGCCTGTAATATATAACTACAAAAAGTTAAGTGGAGTATTAAAAAAGAGGGGAATAAGATATATATGCATGCAATACCCTCTAAGGAAGATAGGAATATTGAGAAATATATTTTATAAAGATAAAGATATAGTATTCGTTGACAATGAGAAGATATTCACGGATGTCGTTCAGAAAGAAGGGTATGATGAATATTTTAGAGATATATTTGCAGGAGATTTCGGCCATTGTACGATAAAGGGCAATAAACTTTTAGCCAAGAACATAGCAGATACGATAATAAAAGAAGTATTTCATAAATAA
- a CDS encoding PHP domain-containing protein has protein sequence MPVYRIDLHVHSPSSNCFFGTSDSNSRIVYQALNSNLNIIAITDHHSIKGVKNMQALAKNKSLEVLPGVELSCRVGDVDEVFILAVFDNVFPLKKIEEFLLSCDIPEDAFGSGSFVIKTPIEKIINGLHLNNAMVISSRSDKTPYRQKAIPELLRLGINIFDLVYKESVRTVFEKYKDITKKTLHFFTFSDAHSSDAVGSRFSELELESPSFKSLIEKLG, from the coding sequence ATGCCTGTATATCGAATAGATCTTCATGTACACTCACCAAGCTCGAACTGTTTTTTTGGAACTAGTGATAGTAATTCCAGGATAGTTTACCAGGCACTCAACAGCAACCTAAATATTATCGCAATTACCGACCATCACTCAATCAAAGGCGTAAAAAATATGCAGGCTTTGGCAAAGAACAAGAGCCTTGAAGTCTTGCCTGGAGTTGAGTTAAGCTGCCGGGTCGGTGATGTTGATGAAGTTTTTATTCTGGCTGTTTTTGATAATGTTTTCCCTTTAAAGAAGATAGAAGAGTTTCTCTTATCCTGCGATATCCCTGAAGATGCCTTTGGTTCGGGTTCTTTTGTCATAAAGACGCCTATAGAAAAAATAATAAACGGCCTGCACTTGAACAATGCTATGGTAATTTCATCCAGGTCAGATAAAACGCCGTACAGGCAAAAAGCCATCCCTGAACTCCTTCGTTTGGGTATAAATATATTTGACCTGGTTTACAAAGAGTCTGTCCGTACGGTTTTTGAAAAATATAAGGATATAACGAAAAAAACACTCCATTTTTTTACTTTTTCCGATGCACATTCCTCTGATGCCGTAGGATCTCGTTTCTCGGAACTCGAACTTGAATCGCCAAGTTTTAAATCCTTAATTGAAAAACTTGGTTGA
- the rplU gene encoding 50S ribosomal protein L21 — translation MYAVVQTGGKQYKVEEGNTLLIEKLPLKEGEEVVLDQVLLIGDGEKVSVGRPHIKGAKVLAEVLRQTRGPKIIIFKKRSKKSYKKTLGHRQDLTEIKVKKIEN, via the coding sequence ATGTATGCGGTAGTCCAAACTGGCGGAAAACAATATAAAGTTGAAGAAGGGAATACCCTTTTAATTGAAAAGTTACCTTTAAAAGAAGGCGAAGAAGTGGTGCTGGATCAGGTGCTTTTGATAGGTGACGGCGAAAAAGTATCTGTCGGCAGGCCTCATATAAAAGGAGCTAAGGTGTTGGCTGAAGTCCTCAGGCAGACCAGAGGCCCTAAAATAATTATTTTTAAGAAACGATCAAAAAAGAGTTATAAGAAAACTTTAGGCCACAGGCAGGACCTGACCGAGATCAAAGTAAAAAAGATTGAAAATTAA
- the rpmA gene encoding 50S ribosomal protein L27 encodes MAHTKSQGSSTNGRDSAGQRLGVKVYGSQKINAGGIIIRQCGTKFHPGNNVGMGSDNTIYAKVDGIVKFEWKAGNRRYVSVYPAQAKA; translated from the coding sequence ATGGCTCATACGAAATCACAAGGTTCAAGTACAAACGGCCGCGATTCTGCAGGCCAACGGTTAGGTGTTAAGGTATACGGCAGCCAGAAGATTAATGCAGGCGGCATCATAATCAGGCAATGCGGAACTAAATTCCATCCCGGCAACAACGTGGGGATGGGCTCAGATAATACGATCTATGCGAAAGTTGACGGTATTGTAAAGTTTGAATGGAAAGCCGGAAACAGGCGTTATGTAAGTGTTTACCCCGCCCAGGCAAAGGCATGA
- the obgE gene encoding GTPase ObgE has protein sequence MFVDKVSIFVTAGRGGDGCISFRREKYIPLGGPDGGNGGKGGDVFLEVNPHLSTLLDFTYKPHFKAKDGNAGQGSNKYGRGGEELVIKVPPGTVVFNNNKIIADLKENAQKILIAKGGRGGRGNASFKTSRNTAPRISEKGEPGQKVTLKLELRLIADVGLVGFPNAGKSTFLKRITSANPKIADYPFTTLSPNLGVSNHKGRSFVIADIPGLIEGAHRGKGLGDEFLRHVKRTRVLIHIIDVFGYENKPAYKNYRTINKELLDYSKHLAEKPMVIAANKMDLTGSDKKLEQLKKHLKGNKIFPVSSATGAGIKDLLNEVIRQLSKAFVEEEMQQDFKEYVYEPEFKIEKTGGIFVLTGPKIERLGFMTNFTQEESLLRFQKILEKMGVDKQMEKMGAVEGDVVRIGEQEFTYEK, from the coding sequence ATGTTCGTAGATAAGGTTAGTATTTTTGTTACAGCCGGACGCGGTGGCGACGGCTGTATTTCTTTTCGTAGGGAAAAATATATCCCCCTGGGCGGGCCTGACGGCGGGAACGGCGGCAAAGGCGGAGATGTATTCCTCGAAGTAAACCCTCATCTTTCCACACTCCTTGATTTTACGTACAAACCGCATTTTAAAGCTAAAGACGGCAATGCCGGCCAGGGAAGCAATAAATACGGAAGGGGTGGGGAGGAACTGGTAATTAAAGTACCTCCGGGCACAGTAGTTTTTAATAATAACAAGATCATTGCAGACCTAAAAGAAAACGCTCAAAAAATACTTATTGCAAAAGGCGGAAGAGGAGGAAGAGGCAACGCATCGTTCAAGACAAGCAGGAACACAGCGCCGAGAATCTCGGAAAAAGGCGAGCCCGGCCAGAAGGTAACGCTTAAGCTTGAATTAAGGCTTATAGCCGATGTCGGCCTCGTAGGTTTCCCCAATGCAGGCAAGTCAACTTTCCTAAAAAGAATCACCTCAGCAAACCCGAAGATAGCAGATTACCCTTTCACTACGCTTTCCCCTAACCTGGGAGTCTCAAATCACAAAGGCAGGAGTTTCGTAATAGCCGATATACCCGGGCTGATCGAAGGCGCACACCGCGGGAAAGGGCTTGGAGACGAATTCTTAAGGCATGTAAAGCGCACGCGTGTTTTAATCCATATAATAGATGTTTTCGGGTATGAAAATAAGCCTGCCTACAAAAATTACCGTACGATAAACAAAGAACTTCTTGATTATTCAAAACACCTGGCAGAAAAACCCATGGTCATAGCTGCAAATAAAATGGATCTGACCGGATCGGATAAAAAATTAGAACAATTAAAAAAACACTTAAAAGGCAATAAAATATTTCCAGTATCCTCTGCAACCGGTGCTGGGATAAAAGACCTGTTAAATGAAGTTATAAGACAATTAAGCAAAGCTTTTGTCGAAGAAGAAATGCAGCAGGATTTCAAGGAATATGTTTATGAACCGGAGTTTAAGATCGAAAAAACCGGAGGCATATTCGTGCTTACAGGCCCGAAGATCGAAAGGCTGGGGTTTATGACTAATTTTACCCAGGAAGAATCCCTTTTAAGGTTCCAGAAGATACTTGAAAAAATGGGCGTGGATAAACAGATGGAAAAGATGGGTGCAGTTGAAGGCGATGTTGTTAGGATCGGCGAACAAGAATTTACCTACGAGAAATGA